A single region of the Raphanus sativus cultivar WK10039 chromosome 1, ASM80110v3, whole genome shotgun sequence genome encodes:
- the LOC108859928 gene encoding probable 2-oxoglutarate-dependent dioxygenase AOP1, producing the protein MGSETPLHLPVIDFSNKNLKPGDPQWDLTKADVQKALQDYGCFEASFDKVPIELRKSIFKALEELFDLPLQTKLRNVSKKPFHGYVGQYPMVPLYESMGIDDSDVVDKVEAFTQKLWPQGNNNFSTTIHSFSKKLSELDITIRRMIMESFGLVKYIDEHLQSTNYLLRVMKYKGPDTEETKLGLNAHTDKNIVTILYQNHVEGLEVQTKDNNWIKVKPSQDSFIVMIGDSLHALLNGRLYSPYHRVMMTGTETRYSLGLFSIPKAGHIVSSPDELVDVEHPRIFKPFDHVEFLQFYYTEAGQRSQSALKTYCGM; encoded by the exons ATGGGTTCTGAAACTCCTCTTCACCTCCCGGTCATTGATTTctcaaacaaaaacttaaaaccaGGAGATCCTCAATGGGACTTAACCAAAGCTGATGTCCAGAAAGCTCTACAAGACTATGGCTGTTTCGAGGCTTCTTTTGATAAAGTCCCTATCGAGCTAAGGAAATCGATATTCAAGGCCTTGGAAGAGCTTTTCGACTTACCTTTACAGACCAAACTGAGGAACGTATCCAAGAAACCTTTCCATGGATACGTGGGTCAATACCCAATGGTTCCACTGTACGAGAGCATGGGCATTGATGACTCTGATGTTGTAGACAAAGTTGAAGCCTTTACTCAAAAGCTATGGCCTCAAGGCAACAACAACTTCAG CACAACGATTCATTCGTTTTCAAAGAAGTTATCAGAGCTAGACATAACTATAAGAAGAATGATCATGGAGAGCTTTGGACTCGTGAAGTACATCGATGAACATCTTCAGTCAACGAACTACCTCCTTCGAGTTATGAAGTACAAAGGACCTGATACAGAAGAGACCAAACTAGGGCTAAATGCTCATACCGACAAAAACATTGTCACTATACTCTACCAAAACCATGTCGAAGGTCTGGAGGTGCAGACCAAAGACAACAACTGGATCAAAGTGAAGCCATCACAAGACTCTTTCATCGTCATGATAGGAGATTCTCTCCAC GCATTGCTGAATGGTCGATTATACTCTCCATATCACCGTGTCATGATGACTGGAACAGAGACAAGATACTCACTCGGGCTGTTCTCGATTCCTAAAGCAGGACATATCGTGAGTTCACCAGATGAGCTCGTGGACGTAGAGCATCCTCGAATCTTTAAGCCCTTTGATCATGTTGAGTTCCTTCAATTCTACTACACAGAAGCTGGACAAAGATCTCAATCTGCTCTCAAAACTTACTGTGGAATGTAA
- the LOC108857670 gene encoding auxin-responsive protein IAA6 — protein sequence MSKEGLGHEITELRLGLPVDNNAERLVSESKKTKRVFSEMMIPSSLDTDGDNSVISSVDIVNGEVEDDSAPKAKSQAVGWPPVCSYRTKKNNNKESSKAIGYVKVSMYGVPYLRKVDLGSSKGYTHLATVLEKLFGCLGLGVALKEGEKFEYVIIYEDKDRDWMLVGDVPWQMFKESCMRLRIVKRSDATGFGLQRDLPME from the exons atgtcAAAGGAGGGTTTAGGACATGAGATTACTGAGCTAAGATTGGGGCTTCCAGTAGATAACAATGCTGAAAGATTAGTTAGCGAAtcgaagaagacaaagagggtGTTCTCAGAGATGATGATACCATCATCATTAGATACTGACGGTGATAACAGCGTCATTTCGTCTGTCGACATTGTCAACGGTGAGGTAGAGGATGACTCTGCACCGAAGGCTAAGAGTCAGGCGGTAGGGTGGCCACCGGTGTGTTCTTATAGGACAAAGAAGAACAACAATAAAGAATCATCCAAAGCGATAGGGTACGTGAAAGTGAGCATGTATGGTGTGCCATACTTGAGGAAGGTTGACCTTGGTTCCAGCAAAGGTTATACTCATCTAGCCACCGTTCTTGAGAAACTCTTCGGCTGTCTTGGTCTAG GAGTGGCATTGAAGGAGGGGGAGAAATTTGAATACGTTATTATATATGAGGATAAGGATAGAGACTGGATGCTCGTCGGAGATGTTCCTTGGCA GATGTTCAAAGAGTCATGCATGAGGCTGAGGATCGTGAAGAGATCAGATGCAACCGGTTTTGGTCTGCAGCGAGATTTACCAATGGAGTGA
- the LOC108849591 gene encoding glutathione S-transferase T2-like, whose product MNTTPGFVNQLNSQYSVDLESPEPVWLSGPIGPSQDESAVKVRSKWSPNDDKILIGAWLNTSKDLVVSNDQKANTFWSRIVDYYNASPQLVGRKPRLLGQCKQRWSRINEQVCKFVGCYDAALREQRSGQNEDDVMKTALDRFFNQHSVRFSMEHAWRELRHDQKWSSTFVAKDGGKDKCKVLEVDTQDEVGEEARPMGVKAAKAAAKKKKSGKEEALTKIEAIMQVKKEISTQNLLERLLAKKEPLNEMETTLKLKLMFSSRHVNQVTGALEMGKSFGLWHM is encoded by the exons ATGAATACGACCCCTGGTTTTGTAAACCAACTGAATAGTCAATATTCAGTAGACCTTGAATCCCCCGAACCCGTTTGGTTGAGTGGTCCCATTGGTCCCAGTCAAGATGAGTCTGCTGTGAAGGTGAGGAGTAAATGGTCTCCCAATGACGATAAAATCCTCATTGGTGCTTGGCTCAACACCAGTAAAGATCTTGTGGTGAGCAATGACCAGAAAGCTAACACGTTCTGGAGCAGGATCGTAGACTACTACAACGCAAGCCCCCAGCTGGTGGGAAGAAAGCCTAGGCTGCTTGGTCAGTGCAAGCAGAGGTGGTCTAGGATTAATGAGCAAGTCTGCAAGTTCGTTGGATGCTACGACGCGGCTTTGAGGGAGCAGAGAAGTGGTCAAAACGAAGATGATGTGATGAAAACTGCACTAGACCGCTTCTTCAATCAGCACTCGGTGAGATTTAGCATGGAACATGCCTGGAGGGAGCTGAGGCATGACCAGAAATGGTCCTCCACTTTTGTGGCTAAGGACGGTGGGAAGGATAAGTGCAAAGTCTTGGAGGTTGATACACAAGACGAAGTGGGAGAAGAGGCTAGACCTATGGGGGTTAAGGCTGCTAAAGCGgctgctaagaagaagaagagtggtAAAGAAGAGGCTCTGACGAAGATAGAGGCCATCATGCAAGTGAAAAAAGAAATCTCAACACAGAACCTCCTTGAACGTCTACTTGCCAAAAAAGAGCCTCTCAATGAGATGGAAACAACTCTTAAACTCAAACTTAT GTTCAGCAGTAGGCATGTGAACCAAGTCACGGGTGCTTTGGAGATGGGAAAGTCTTTTGGTCTTTGGCACATGTGA
- the LOC108854848 gene encoding uncharacterized protein LOC108854848 has product MANKLLYLVTLGIFLLFTVSRVWWETANGPQVYRRNEWFDKLFESGFAYLRVGFHEDQKYFRSCFLQ; this is encoded by the exons GGCCAATAAGCTTTTGTATTTGGTAACTTTGGGCATATTTTTGCTGTTTACGGTGTCACGTGTTTGGTGGGAAACCGCGAACGGACCACAAG TTTACAGGAGAAACGAATGGTTTGACAAGCTTTTCGAATCTGGATTTGCATATCTTCGTGTTGGATTCCATGAAGATCAAAAGTATTTTAGGTCTTGTTTTctccaatag